The Devosia sp. 1566 sequence GTGCCGCAACATCAAGCCGCTGTTCAATTTCGAGCCGCCCGCGAGCGGCAACGAGATCCACGACGCCGCGCTCCAGTTCGTGCGCAAGGTTTCGGGCTTTACGGCGCCATCAAAGGCTAACGAGGCCGCTTTCCATGAGGCCGTCGAAGCCATCGAGCGCAATCTGC is a genomic window containing:
- a CDS encoding DUF2277 domain-containing protein; translated protein: MCRNIKPLFNFEPPASGNEIHDAALQFVRKVSGFTAPSKANEAAFHEAVEAIERNLRHLLQSLETAAPPKDREIEAAKARARNRERYGSASAN